In Candidatus Nanoarchaeia archaeon, the DNA window GGTGTTTTCATGAAAAAAGCTCAAGGCTTGCCATTGAACGCAATCGTCATAGCAGCATTAGTCTTGATAGTCCTGGTTGTTTTGATACTTGTTTTTACAGGAAGGATTGGAAGTTTTGTAGGCGGAGTTCAGAATTGTGAAGCCCAAGGTGGGAGTTGTAAAGCTTCTTGTGACCCAACAGAAGCGCCTCTCGGAGACCGAGACCAAACAAGCTGCGGCGCTACTGCTGTATGTTGCATCCCAACCCCAACTGGATAAGGAACTGCGAGATTACAAAAAATTATGAAAAAAGCCCAAGGACTTCCGCTCAATGCAATCGTCATAGCAGCCCTAGTGCTCATAGTCCTTGTGGTTCTTATTCTCATTTTTACAGGGAGGATTGGAGGCTTCAGCTCTGGAACTCAGGTAGCTGTTGCAGAGTCATGCCTTGCAAGAAACAGCCAGGACACTGCCAATACCTATACATGCGAGGTCGCTACCCAGTGTACTAATGAAGGCTTCACTAACTTAGGAGAAACAAAAGACTGCAAACTCCTTGACAAGATTTGCTGCCGGGTCTCGCGTAGTGCTGAATAAATCAACTCTAATCCAGTTTCCCCACCGCAACCTATAAATACCCTCTTTCTTCAAAGCAGTTTATGAAAAAAGGAGCAGTCCAGGTTACCTTTGAAACCCTTGTCTATGCTATCCTGATCATCGTTCTCATCGCAGTCATAGGCATTGCGATCAACACTGCTGTCCAGAGGTTCTTTCCATGAAAGGAGCCCTCGCGCCAGAAACCTTGACAGTGATCATCATCCTTCTTGTAGCCCTTGTTATTCTTTTATGGGGAGGAAGCGCCTTTGGCGACGTCCTTAAAGGAGCAGCAGGAAAAAGCCAGTGCTCATGGTCATTCTTCCTCTCTTCAGAGACCCGCTTTCTGGGAGTCGCAGGAATCCCTCCAGAATGCGAGATGAAAAAAACAACAATAACCTGGGCTGGCCTTGAGGCAGGCACAGCCAATGCAAGGAGCCGGATACAGTTCTTTGAAAGAAACCCAGAATTTCAGGATTATGCAAGCTACTTTATAGAAAACAAAAACAAAGAGCACATCCTTGAGGAATATGTCCTCGACGAGATTATCGCAAATGAGATGAAGGGCTGCACAGATAAAGTCCTCAACTACAAGTTCCCCTTATTTGATGAGTGGTGGAAGCTCTGGAAATGGGAAGGAACTCCTCCTGAAACAACGATCCAGGCATTAACGCAATGGATCCCAAGATACAACAAGCCTCCGGTCTTTTGCGTAGTCTGCGCAAGATACCTCTTTGATGAGGAAGTCCAGCAAAACCTCAATCAGCCAATAGCCTCACTGCCAAGCTTTATGCTCTCAAATCCAGCTCCTTATGACCAGAAAAACAGGAATTATCTTGATTACATCACTGATTCAGAAAGCTCAGGCTATTTCACTCCAGCCTACCAATTCGACACCCAAAAGCCATGGGCAGTTGTCTATGCCAGAGTAAACACATTAAAAGGGTTCACCTGGGCTGCAAATGCTGTCAACACGATCACGTGGCCAATAACCCCGGTCGTCAGCGAAGAAACGATCCAGCCTCTCAACACCATGAACCTTATTCCTTATAATGATGTATCAAGCATCTGCAATTACGCAATATCATGACACCATGAGCAGATTCAAAAAAGCCTCCATCGGTTGGGACCACATCATTGCCATGATTATAGGCCTCCTTGTCATCATCGTCCTCATCTTTATTGCCATAAAATCAAAAGACAAGCTTGCTGAGATCTTCAGCCAGATAAAGCAATGGTTTACCTGAAAAAAGGCCTGGTCTGGTCAACATTGATCCATGCTCTGCTAGGCATCGCCCTGATCGCAATCATTGCAGGAATACTCTTCCCCATCAAAGATTATGTAAATGAGAAATTCTTTGACGAGGAAGGAGCATTCAGCTTTTCCCCAAAGGACAGATTCATTCCCTACGGCTCACGGCTTTCCTCTGAGGAAAAGATCGTTGATGATTCTATGAAAGCCCTGCAATGCGCGATAGACAGAACAGCGAGCAGCCAAACCGACTGGAGTATCTGCCCTTCAGGCTTTACAGAAGTGACGCAAGACCCCTATCAGAACAAGAAATGCTGCCAAGTCACCGAATTCTTCGCAGCTGCGGGATCAGGCGGCGTCTCCTCCCAGTCTTCCTCTTATCGGTGGGCAACGGATTGCAGCGAACTCGCAACATCAGGCATTGGGCGTACATCAACCTCTGCTGAGGCAGGCAACAGCCTGTGCAAAAAAGACTGCACTCAGGGAGACATCAGATACGGCTCTGTCTGCGTCTCCTGCTCCTCAGGCCAATGCCAGGTCAAAGGGTTTGAGCTTCCGCAAAAAACAACATTTACAGACGAGTGGTTTGCGGGAGTCGGAGATCCAGATTTCATAGTCTATTACGAAAGTTTTCCCTGGGGCATTGAATACGACTGGCAGCCATCAGGGTTCAGTTTTGTGAGGGACGTCGTAATCTTAGGCTCAGTTGCAAACACCATAGTCCCTGTAGGCCAGCTCTTTGGAAAAGGAATACGGCAGGTGGTCAATGCCTATAGGCTCTCCAGAACCCAGAACCTTGAGTTTAAAGAAGCCCTCCGGCAATTTGCAGAGCGCCAAGGCCTCCCAACCATAACAGACGATGTTCTTGAGGAGTTTGCCAATCTCTACCAGAAGCAAAGCTACAGAAGGCTGATCCAGACGCAGTTTCTTTATGAAAACCTCCTTGGCGCTCTCCCTGCAGCCCAGGCATCAAGAATCGATGACTTCAGAAGAGCGCTTTTTAATAAAATAATGGATCTTGAAAGAAGAGGACAGCCAATAGACCCTTCAGCAATAGTTAATCAGCTAAAAGACGAAACTCACCAACGTCGCGCATATGTCAAATGGCAGCAGCGCGGCAGCCCCGAAGACTTTTCACGATCAACGCAGGACTGGGCCCAGGCAGAACAAGAGCTCAGATCAGAAGGAAATCTTCTTTTCAATGATGACGCTCTTCCAATCCTCAGGCAAAAGACACCAGAAGCCCTGCAGCCTTTTTCCGCAGCAATAGAGCAGGGCATCATCCGCAAGGCAAAGATCCGAGATTATTTTGAAAGGTTCCTGCTGAAAAAAGAGGGCAGCAGGATAGTCCTCAATCCAAACGAATTCCAGAAGCTCTTCAGCAGGAATGCAGGGAGCTATTTTAATACTCTGAACAATGAGCAAAAGCAAACATTCCTCCGGAAATCACTTGAATATATGGATGACGTTCTTGCAGACCAGAGAGGAGTCGCAGGCCTCAACTGGCAGTCCATACTTGGCACGAATGACCCTGCCATTATCGCCCAGCTCCAAAACGAATTTAATAACCTCATAACCCAGCCGAATATCGCAGCCCTCTTCACAGGCCATGGCCTGGAAACCCTGCAAATCCTTAGGGCAGGAGACAGGCTTGTGCGCTCGATCCCCATTATTGGCAGGAGGACTTCCGATGTTGGCCGTATCTTTATCATCCCTGCAGGAGCTGCTCTGGGAGCAGCAGAATTCGTCTGGGATTCCCGGGCAGCCCGCTACACAGCAGCATTTGCAATCGGCAGCATCCTTGCGCAGCGCGATCTGATGGAAAACAAGTATACGCCCAAAGGCATCAGCACCTTGGCAGTTACGCGGCCTTTCGAGGACCAAGAGCGCGCAAGAACCTATACACTGCAGGCCCCGGGCATAGATACCACCTACCTCAATCTTGAGATG includes these proteins:
- a CDS encoding DUF2934 domain-containing protein — translated: MVYLKKGLVWSTLIHALLGIALIAIIAGILFPIKDYVNEKFFDEEGAFSFSPKDRFIPYGSRLSSEEKIVDDSMKALQCAIDRTASSQTDWSICPSGFTEVTQDPYQNKKCCQVTEFFAAAGSGGVSSQSSSYRWATDCSELATSGIGRTSTSAEAGNSLCKKDCTQGDIRYGSVCVSCSSGQCQVKGFELPQKTTFTDEWFAGVGDPDFIVYYESFPWGIEYDWQPSGFSFVRDVVILGSVANTIVPVGQLFGKGIRQVVNAYRLSRTQNLEFKEALRQFAERQGLPTITDDVLEEFANLYQKQSYRRLIQTQFLYENLLGALPAAQASRIDDFRRALFNKIMDLERRGQPIDPSAIVNQLKDETHQRRAYVKWQQRGSPEDFSRSTQDWAQAEQELRSEGNLLFNDDALPILRQKTPEALQPFSAAIEQGIIRKAKIRDYFERFLLKKEGSRIVLNPNEFQKLFSRNAGSYFNTLNNEQKQTFLRKSLEYMDDVLADQRGVAGLNWQSILGTNDPAIIAQLQNEFNNLITQPNIAALFTGHGLETLQILRAGDRLVRSIPIIGRRTSDVGRIFIIPAGAALGAAEFVWDSRAARYTAAFAIGSILAQRDLMENKYTPKGISTLAVTRPFEDQERARTYTLQAPGIDTTYLNLEMDTGDNSRFFLVSPCKADITLRKTRAKCAIQAGDYLLQTNQPIENEFSEIEEAQVTNINWFRGDGRSAFLTPAEQQDAVDACLSYPIRYQNCFNQLFKQSQSQQEPFAQAILESVKKAIRFMEAYSVSNLFTQDRDISAQGLQPIGSDPNFRYFAFFRDAALRESSFQIVPTDTFQRYKDGSLSGENFQKEVLDHFKSILYQGDLSSISNQLQAIRSMKQEHDTNGGYEPIFMQGGVLWNLAADSYFNYNTLQAQPQTVVKTCSNFEPVTYTSHVIENQNYQSGFAHIDAVTIAADLDLSYGSNYCYLGPRTTSAILSWSFTGVAVGIDFAIATTTSPAGAIVIAPITGGAAAYLTHLVTPAWPNRE